The genomic DNA CCTCGGGTCCCTGCCTTGGCGTTCCCGTTGTGCTCGCCCTAGGGCGTGAAGCTTCATTAAATTATGGCTGATTGCAAAAACCAGGTGTCAGTTTTCTGGCAGAAGTATTGGAAGGTGTGAAGTATAATCCGGCACGCACCGAGTCATGTTCTCTCTACGTTTAATGAGTAGCTGTGTTCCTCAGTTACAGTGCTGCTCTGTGCCACGGTAGAATCCGTCTCATAGGTTTCATAAGGTTTTGAAAACCAAGTAGTATAGTAGTACTAAGTGTTTAAAACATTGCTTGGCAAACAGCAATCTGCCATACGCGTTTTTTATAAACAAGTAAATGGCAAGTTGGTTTTAACTAGTGGTGGGAAATAGCCTCCCGCCCCCAAGCTATGTAAACTCTTAACAGGGGAGGCTTAACTTTGTGCGGTTACAAACTGGGAATTGTAATGCTTACATTGCTGTTTTCTTGGCCTAAGTAGATGTCAATACATAATACTGTTCACAGTGAAGTACTGGGCATCTGTTAGCTAGATTTGTTTTCTGGAAATCTGTTCTTTAATGTGAACAGTCTGGGAAATCGCACATTTGACTTTTTAAGTAGAAGAATCTGCTTTAAATGAGAAAGTGTGCGTGTAAGTATTATTCTGGATAACTTGCCACAACTTTATTTGTTGAAGATAGGCGTTATGGTACCATGTGTCCTGAGGAAGGAATCTTTGAAGTGACTTTACGGGGGTACATGTGGATGGCTCTGTTAATCTTCAAAGTAAGGGACtttctcaattaaaaatatagaCACTTTGCATTTTATTGCTGCTGTTAACATTTCAGAGTACAGTTAAGtgctttttagtatattcagtatTGTGCAACTAtgaccactatctaattccagaacattttcatcatccccaaaagaaGCCTATTAAGTGTCTATTGATCAGTCAGTCTCCCTCCTCCCCCCCAGTAACTATTAATCGACTTTCTGCCTCTGGATTGCCTAATCTGCGAGTcttataatatatggccttttgcttttttggcttatttcatgtagcaCATGTTTTCAAGTTCATCCGTGGTGTAGCATGTATTTCTTTTGTAtgatatatattgtatatttaatCATCAGTTGTGGACAGTTggattgtttccatttgtctGTTGTGAACAATGCTGCTGTGATTATACAGTGTACagttttttatgtggacatatattttcagttCTGTAGAAGCTGAATTGCAGGGTCATACCGTAACTGGGAAACTGCTAAATTCCTTTCCAGAGTGActgcacaattttacattcccacaggcAACATAAGAAGGGTCTAAGGTCTGCACATCCTtgtcaatacttgttattttctggatCGTGGTGGTAGCCATCCTGGTGGGTGCGAACTATTTAATTGTGGATTTGATGTGCATTTTCTTAATGACTGAtacgagcatcttttcatgtgcttggtgATCATCTGTGtatatttggagaaataatttgttcaagtcctttgcccattttgagGAACTTTGGTTTTAAAATGTCTCCTAGTGAAAAATTTGGAAATAGAAGATAAAGCTTGAATGTGTTATGTGTGGGGATGAAAGGGATGTGAGATTTACATGAGGAAAACAAATGAGTGCCAGGATAAATTAGATGAGAAACTGCTGAGTCTAAGACAGCTTAAAGttatgtgttcaggaaaagcaGTGAAGGGATCAATTGTACTGGTTTCATATCTGCGTATAGAAGAACTGAGGAATTACCTAAAACGGGCTTGCTGTAAATTGCTTCAGATTCCAGCGGATACCGTGTTTTGTAGTCCTCCAGAGAGAAAAACTGGCCATGAAGAGGGCCTGGGAACCCCTGGCTTAATTCTGAGTTCTTTTCTGAATCTGATAGAAAAAGGGTTCCTATTCCATTCAAGAAGTAAAAGCTCGTGTTTATTCGGCgtgatacattttctttttttgttgttttaaactaaACCCTGACTCTGGGAACAAATatgcttattttatatttcagtatATTTATCATGTTGGTATTAGAATGAGTGTGAAATTTTAAAACCATTATAATAAAAAGGATTGAACTAAAGCATCTTGTTTTTATGCTTAAAAGAGGAGTTTGCATAATCTTTTTATCTTAGAAATAGTTTGGGGAGAGTAGAGTTTGTTTAGGTTGGGCACAGTTTGACTAACCATGTTTTCAGGTACAGATTGGTGAAACAGCATTGTGTGAGTTGTATCAGATAATAAAAGACTTGGGtggtaaaagaaaaacatttggtTTTTCTTGCATTTTATAAGACTGCTAAAAAACAAAGACTTTCATACTCTGTTCTTCAGATACTACACTGAGTTATTGAGcactttaaaagtttttatattgAGCCTTTTATATGATCTCAGGCTATAATGTATAATGTCAAATGCTAGGATCAAGCCAGAGGATATAagtgtattttaattaaaaaatgaatcccTCTTGCTTATAAAGCTCTTACATGTTTGCAGTATGTCAGGATAACTGGGAGAAAAACTTAAGCCCGTTAATTTTCTAACAGCATCTTTAACTGTTGATTTTCATAAATGTTGGCTCtctagaaagaaagaagtagaaaTAGACTCCAGTAGGCAGTGTATTGGCATAAGAAAAAGAACAGGTGGCTTTCTCAGTGACCCAGGAGTGTGTTGCATTTTGGATTGTTGGTCCAGGTTTTTTTCCTCTACTGTGCAACCAAGTCCCAGACTTTTAACTATAAGATTAACCCAGAGCTTCTGAATGAGACTTTTtcttaaaagtagaaatatctttattttttaaatatatatttttttaattcgaGCTTTTGTGTGTGGTATTTGGGTATTTGGGGTAGGAAGTCAGGAACAATCATGGATAGAGTAGATTACCCTGGTAAACTTGCTGTAGCATTTCAACACTCCCCGTGTATTCActcatttttttagttttattatttttaaaaactctagtaTCTGATGCCTAAATCTGGATATTGTAAGGAAATTCATGagcttttttttatttaataattttttcaccTGCGTTTATAATTCACGAAAGTATCTTACAAACAAAATGCTGTGAAACAAAGGTAGATAGGAATCTACCAAACTGGAAATTTTAGGCTTGATTACCTTACTTCAAGCATAAGTTTTCCtcaaggggtggggtgggagggagctgGTGTTATTGAATAGGCTGCAGGAAGGAATCCAAGTTGGAGCCCAGCCCTAGAAAATGTAAACGAACCTCTTGATTCTTAGCTCTTATTTCAGTAAATTGAAATGACCCAGAGGCAAAATATTAAACTATTATTTATCATTAGCTAACCTATCTTTTAACACAGCTACAGAAAGATCTAGAAGAGGTGAAGGTGCTGCTGGAAAAGGCCACTAGAAAAAGAATACATGATGCCCTTACAGCTGAAAAATCCAAGATTGAGACAGAAATCAAGAACAAGATgcaacagaaatcacagaggaaAGCAGAACCTCTTGACAATGAAAAGCCAGCTGCTGTGGTCGCCCCCATTACAACGGGATATACAGTGAAAATCAGTAATTACGGTAAGACTCACTCCCCTACATCCAGCTCTTTGCCTTTGAGCAACCTATTCCTCAGTTGTGGCCCACTAACAAATTTAATTAACAGTTTTGTTTTTGGTGGTTTGAAAGAGAAGGTACATTAGTTCTTAGTAAGGTGCTTTTTAAGAGATGGAAAGGATACATTCTAGAAGCTATTAACAGGAGTGCAAGATGATATATTACAATGATGAATAGCAATAAGAAGGAACCTGTTCTGAAATATGTTTAGTATATAAGGAACACAgctttttggtgttttgttttgtttttttcatcttgTTTTGCCTTGTACTTTGCTAGACAATCAGTATTAACTGAGGAAAGGAATCCTGTTAAACTCAAGAAACATTTTTGAACACCTAATATGTGCCACTGTTGTCCTTAGATTGTGGATATACAACAGTTATCAGGACCCAATACTTGTTCTTGGTGTAGGGACACAGACATAAGACTAATACATAGCATATGTGTTATAAGACCATAACAGTGAAATAATACCACCCCTATAAACGTTTTTGTTTTGGGGCAGTATACCTTGAATCTGAGCGATGAGCTTTCAGTGGGCAGGGATGATCTTTCCCTTCATGCTCGCAGTACCTAGAAGTAGTATGTACTTAGTAAATAATTGCTTGACTGAATAGAGTATCAAATATTACAGCAATACAGCTGATGAAGTAATTCTGCTGGACAGGAATAGTCAGGGAGTTAGAAGAGACTTTGGAGTTCGGAGGGTGAGTTCAAATgtgaaaaaaggaagggaattgcATGTGCAAAGGACATGGATAGATACATGAAAGGCACAggtatgtattttgaatattgtaATAGAAGCAAAATGTGTCTCCCAGCATcgagaagactaagaacaacaaatgctggcgaggatgcagagagaggggaaccctcctacactgctggtgggaatgtaagctagttcaaccattgtggaaagcaatatggaggctcctcaaaaaactaaaaatagaaataccatttgacccgggaatcccactccttggaatttacccaaagaatacaacttctcagattcaaaaagacatatgcacccctataatttatcgcagcactttttacaatagccaagatatggaagcatcgtaagtgtcagtaaatgaatggataaagaagatgtggtacatatacacaatggaatactattcagcagtaagaaagaaacagattctatcatttgcaaccacatggatggagctagaggatattatgctcagtgaaataagccaggcagagaaagacaaatgccaaatgatttccctcatttgtggagtagaacaatgaagcaaaactgaaggaacaaaatagtagtagactcaagagactccaagaatgaactattggttaccaaagaggaggggtattatgtttggtacacttggtgtgggggatcacgcagagagcagtgtagcacagagaaggcacatagtggatctgtggcatcttactacactgatggacagtgactgcattgaagtatgggtggggacttgataatatgggtaaatgtagtaaccacattgtgtttaatgtgaaaccttcataagagtgtatatcaatcatatcttaataaaaataagttaaaaaatgtgTCTCTCATTCAAGAGATGTACTATAGGGGAGACACTATATACTTAGTTGACTGTAGCAAACTGGTCTGAAGGTGGTAGGATTGTGGCATATTAACTGGGAACATAGATTTGTGTTTAGGGAGAAAAAGCTATCAAGGAGGATGGATTGAATGGACAGGAAGAAAATAGATGAAGTTCTACAGAACCCTCTAGGGCATCTTTTTGATTAACACTACATATCTATTATATAGCAGTGAGGatggattatatatatatacatacatttacattttttttttacaacgtAATAGGCTATTTATGTAATATTTGTATGATTTGCATTGACCATGGAGGTTAGAGACTCAATTTGATACTATATGCTGCAATGGCATTTAGTAGATACTGGTAGGGTAGTCTTTAGTAGTCTTAATTAGATTTGGATGAGTTGGACTCTAAAAATTTATATTCTACCTTGTCAGGGAAGGGAATTGAggaagctaagattgcatttgtTGAACTGCTTGGAGAAGTAGAAATTATGGAACGGGATAATACTGATATTTAGCCATCCAGCTTAGTGGAGCATTATCAATATTCAGGTATAGGACAAAACAGTTTCCAAAAGGGAAATGAGCTGTTCTTAAAGAATGTATTTAATGATCATAATATCTTTCTAAGATATAAGAAAATGGGTCTGATTTGAAGCCAAGTTCTACCATTAGGTAGATGCCTAACTTAGAGTAGATTACCTAACTGCCTTGAAGCTCAATTTCCCTATCTAGaaaattccttgtatttttatttttttcatgttctgttactgggttttcattttattgagttttattATGGATCATACATATTTGTTGTTCTAGAGCGAGAATTACTTTACTCACattccattttttgttgttactaGGATGGGATCAGTCAGAGAAGTTTGTGAAAATCTATGTCTCTCTGACTGGAGTTCATCAAGTCCCTGCTGAGAATGTGCAGGTGCATTTCACAGAGAGGTGAGTTTCCACAACTGGGAAGACAGTGATCAATAAGTCAGAGATTGCCTTAAGAATTCAGTTATCCCTTGCACCTGCTTTGAAGGGGTGAGTCGAATATCATCTGCATGGCTAAATGCATATCCTAAAATAAAACTGGTGGCTTTTTTCCACAAGAACTGTAGAGCATCTTTCATAGAACCCAAAAGATAATATGTGTTCACTGTTGTGCTGTAGGTCATTTGATCTTTTGGTAAAGAATCTAAATGGGAAGAGTTATTCCATGATTGTGAACAATCTCTTGAAACCCATCTCTGTGGAAGGCAGTTCAAAAAAAGTAAGTGTACTGTTTTTGTCATATTATCAAGCCTTATTAAATTGAACCTGGGCAATTTAGAATTGAGAGGAACTAGAATTTATCTTCTAACAGGATCAGCAAACTACTACTGCCTGTTGactgttttaaaaacaaagttttatttgTGCATCCCCAAgcttttgtgtatatgtgttgtcTGGTTGCTTCTGTGCTATGATAGCAGAGCCAGGTGGCTGCAACAGACCTTATgcccacaaagcctgaaatacTATCTGGTCTTTTACAAAAAAAGTTTGCTAACTCCTGCTCTAGAAGAGCAGATTATTGTGAGAATAGTGCATTAAAATTGGGAGggaaataaacttttaaatgGTTAAGAGTAAGACTTGAGATTTgatagcagtttttttttttttgccacttaCTCGGTGACCTTTGGCAACTCACTGATTCACTCTGCCTGTTTCCTTCCTTGCCTGTGTAATTGAAATAATAATTTCACAAAGTTGAAATGATAGACTGAAATGCAGTACACATAAAGTGCTTAAATGGTAGCTGCTGTCAGCACAACGTGTAACTTTTTATACATAAAAAGGACTTAACTATTTGGTCTAGTTGCAGTTAGaagctataaaaagaaatatttaagatttCATACTTTTCACTAATTCAGATAATCCCTCTTTTCTACCTAATTTGAATAAATGAAGTTTAATGCATCTGGTATATGGAAGTGTcattttgccatctgtatttattagaCAGTTTTGAAGCAGCTTAAAGGTAATTTTAGAGTGTTAACTGTGTTTCAGGGCTCCCTTCTTCATCCACTAATCCCAGAGTTGAAGGATATTCAAAAGACATTAGGTGGTGTATGGATCATTGCTTGAGTTGTACATTCTTGTTCTGCTTTCCCAGCTTCCAGACTCCTTATCAATGCGTTCTGCCTTACATAATTTGATTTCCTCTCTCTGATCCCTCTTACCTTCTTCAATCACCAAAATCTAGTCATTCCTTTTGTTCCAACTCCGTAATCattccttcttggatcctttttcCTTGCTGAAGTAACTGCCTGTGAGGCCCTTTCCCCCCCCCCAGATCTTGGGCCATAGCTCAGATTTCCCTTCAGAGCTCTTCCTAGTGAAGCTCTTCCCTCAGCCCATTTCCACCCTCTTTGCCTTGATAGCACTGAGTTTTGAAGGTATTCCACTTTTACTCACTTAAGGTATTTTTCCTTGAGTGTACAGATTCTGACCTAGTTATAAATGTATCACTAGCACCTAAAACAGATCCTACACATAATAGTAACTTGATCAACtaaataaatttctaaatattCATGGTTATCTCCATGTGTTCTGAATTATACCTGTTTTCCTACTTTTCTTCCAGGTCAAGACAGATACAGTTCTTATCTTATGTAGAAAGAAAGTGGAAAACACACGGTGGGACTACCTGACTCAGGTTGAGAAGGAAtgcaaagagaaagagtgagtctGCTTTCACCTCCTTAAGAACTTTAATGTACTCTGTGGGCTTAAACATTTTTAGTAGTTTATGGACAAAACAGTTAGTCTGTGATCTGACCACTTAACCTCCTAATATCCATGACTGACCTTGTTATCTTATATATCCTGTCAAGACCCACGCGGGGAGGGCCCAGCAAGTAGCGTTGTGAAGAGTCTATAGGTTTGGCTGGCTCTTTCGTACTCGTTCTTAATTGTAGGCCAGTAGTCCTTCCATGTAAATACTGTGCATATTCCCAGAAATTTCATTTCAGTAGTACCAGAGAGGCCCAGATAATAACATGTATGGTTTTTTAATTATGCAGAAGTTTCTGATAGGTAGTTTTACTGTCACTGGTGTAGAGTGAAAaagactgaataaatattttttcttagaataaaataggaaaaaaaatactcaagataATTTCCATTCTAGTTGAAACATTCCTCTGcttgaaattttctttctcttccagtgGTGATATGTAGAATCATTAGCCATACACATTTCTCTCACTCTTCCCTTCTGATAGCGTACATTTAGGATGTGATTGATTGGCTAGAGTTAGGCACTGCATGTAGAACTGATTTTAAATCTAGAGTGAATTACCCGAGTACTGGACCCTGGCTTAACTGTAACTTTATCTCCAGTGCCCAGTACAGAATCTGACAATAAATGAGGTGAATGAAGAATTAAAGTTAAAAGGCCCAGTTGGGCATTGATTCAGCTAGAGGTATTGACTACATTAAGGACTGTGCTTTTTTTTAACACCAGGTCCAGACCCATCTATCTCAGGCTTAAGAGGAgggtttttctaatttaaaaatgtctgAGCTTCAGTATGTGTTCACATGTTacctgtttgtgttttttcccttagtgaaagtgtatttttcaaattatatgagaaaatacactttaaaaaaattaaaacagaaaagtaaatggCTTATTTACATCCCAGTATCACATAACCTCTTACTGTTTTGATTATCACTCTTTCAAACGTGTGTGTATATTTTCATTAAGATGAGTTTTGTGCTATTTTAATTGTCTCCACCCCTCCACTTCCTACCAGTGTTAACCTGATTTGTATCATTCCATACCTAGAAATTACACATAACAAAATTTGGCAGTAAATGGGATCAttgatatatgtacacatatctcCATTATTGATTGTGTATTTTAACAGAAAACCCTCCTATGACAATGAAACAGACCCTAGTGAGGGATTGATGAATGTTCTAAAGAAAATTTATGAAGATGGAGATGATGATATGAAGCGAACCATTAATAAAGCCTGGGTGGAATCAAGAGAGAAGCAAGCCAAAGGAGACACAGAATTTTGAGACTTTAAagtccatttggtaactgtgatGTGGAAATATTATGTTTTCAATAAAGAAATTTGGTGAGTTGCACAGATACATCTGACAGATAACCATTTACACAGCCTCCTAAGTAAAGGCAGTAAATTCTCCATTTCATTCTGTCTGGaggatttatttaaataaaatacacttaTTAAACACTTCCTCCAAAGATGGTTTCCTTAGTAACCTGGTCATTTTGTTCAAGAAAGATTAATAATGCATTTCTGTGTGAAATGTAAAAAAGCAAGTCTTGACTAATGCAAATGCCATTGTTCAATGTAGAGATAGAAAAGTTATTGTTTGCTTTTAAGTTCCTGACATCAGCTCCCTCCAGTGtaagaattattaaaaataaaacctgaatTTTTGCATAAAATGCCAGTTTGTGCTTGTGCTTCAAGGCTgctgtataggttgatctttctTTTCTGTTAGCAGCTTAATGCATACACCATGTGTCACCACACACTAATAATCCAGTCACAAGCATTTTTCTccagattaaaatatatttatgaataaattgaAGCTAAATCTAGACAAAGACATCTTGTATAGGACTAATTACTTTTTAGCTATGAATCTGATCACTTACAGGGATTTCATAGGGAATTACTCTCCCCCTCTAAATTCAGGAGTAAAAGCAAAATACCTACGATCTTGTCCTCACATTGTATTGGAGATATTTGCTGTTATAAGTAAAAGAAAGCAGTTAAACACAGAGGAAAAATCAGGAGTATTAAGCTACTACGACTAAAAGAATTTGGTTGGTAGAACTGCTAGGGTAAAATTTGGTAGGGCTTGAAATTAACATAAACCAGCCTATAACCAGAAGAGCTATTATTAAATACTGAACACATTACAAAGCCTCTATATAATTAAAGTTGTGATGTTGGCACATGATAGTTCCCCATACCTTCAACTGTATGGAAGAAAGAGGGGGGATCTGTGTAAGTACTCTATAGTTGTTTAGACCTACCTAAAATTTAAAAGCTAAATAAGAACCTCCCCAAATTTGAAAACAAACCTAATGCATATCAAGTTGTTAAAACATTTTCAGGTGACTTTAGAACACAGTATTTTCTGAGATGGAGTCTAAGGACAACTATACAGAAATCTTGCCCCGCACTCACCAGAGTTAGTAGAAGCAAGCTCACTATACTGAAACTAAGCAGTAATGAAATTGATGGATGTTAGGAGCTAAGATTTTTACAAGTATACAATCAACATAAACTTAACATTTaggcatatttttttaaaaaaaaaaagatccacatTTTCTAGTAAGGTCCACCAAGAAGTCTTAAAAGCAGTGACAGTTCAGAACCAAGCAATGAATAGGGAGGAAGATAAAAGATAGTTGCACAGAAAGAGCCTGAACTCATCTCCCACATATACACTGAATCTATACTTACATACAGAACAATTCCTTCTGTGGAAGAACTGAGGGGCTGAGTGAAGGAAGTCAACTTACTTTAGTATACACCAAGCAGCAGGGGAGCTTAAAGGGACTCCCTCCAGCATCAGAGGTGCTGGCAAGTGCCATTGTGTGTTCTCCCTCCACCTTAGTAAGCTCGAGAAGCTCCAGCAACAATATATTCAGATAAACCCACCAAGCAGCCCCACTCAGCCCAAAAGATCTGGAAGACCTGCCAAAGGGACAGCTGTGAGGTGCACACTGGGGAAGACTCTTCCCCACCTCGGCCTCTGACTACCCTAATCCACACACAGTGGACTTCACTGGAGAGAGCACCCCGGAACTCCTAAACCCATGCCCATGTGCATTTGGCCCCCTTCCCTGAGCAGCACCAACATGGAATGCCCCACAGGACCACTTGGCCTGAGCCTCCTGGGGCTTCAGCAACCCAGCCAAAGCTGCCAGGTGCACACAATCTTAATGGGATGTTCTGACAAGACCACATGCTCAAGGCTGGGAGAGGAAGCTGTCTCACCTAAttcactgggggaaaaaaaaaaagacaagaatatACTCCAAACAACAAGACAAAACTCAACTGAATGAAACCAAGCTAAGCAGTCTATCTGATAAGTAGTTTAAAGCAATGGTTATAAAGATAACCTTACTTCAGAGAGAAGTGgatgacctcagggaggacttcagcaattagatggaaaatatgaaaaagagccaGTCACAGATGacaaatacaataaatgaaaagtaCACGAGGGGGAATCAAAAGCAgactagaggatgcagaagagaAGAACATATCAAGTCTGTCTGGAGGACAGGGTAATAGTAGAATAGCAAAaggaaaatttttgaaaaataaggatAGGTTAAGGGACCTCTACCACAACATCAAATGATCTAATAACAGTTGCATTACAGGAGGCCcaagaggagaagaaaaaaggcagaaaacttgaagaaataatagctgaaaacttgccTAACTTGGGGGAAGAAAACAGATACTAAGGTGCAGAAAACAGAACCCCAAACAaaatgaacccaaggaggtccacaccaagatacACAGTAATTAAAGTGTCAAAGATTAattataaagagagaatcttaaagcaGCAAAACAATGAGTTACATACAAGGGGAAATCCTTAAGGCTAGAAGCTTATAGTTCatcagaaactttataggcctgAAGGtattggcatgatatattcaaagtgctgaaaggaaaaaaatctgcaaccaagaattctctacccagcaagtttatcattcagaattgaaggagaaataaagactttcccagataaacaaaagtgaaAGGAGTTCACTTTTACAAGAAGTGTTAAAAGGGACTTctctaagaggaaaagaaaaggccttAACTGGAAGAAAATTACAAATGGAAAAAActtcactggtaaaagcaaacatacaGTAAAAATAATACATCAATCATAAATGCTAGCTTGAAGGTTAATAGACAAAAgtagttaaataaaaaaaaattagttggaATCAAAGTGTAAAATAGGACATCATATAGATAAAACTTAGGGGAGGGGAGTAAAAATGGGctgttagaatgtgtttgaacttaagcaaccatcaactttaatatagactgctatatacttAGGATGTCACATGTGAATTTTAAGGTAACCACAAACCAGAAACCTATGCTAGATACAAAAAAAAGCTATCAGCCATTATGTTAGTTATTTTCAGAAGAGCAAAGAGCAAAAGAACAGAATTACAAAAGCAACCAAAAAGCAATTAACAAAATGGTAGTATATAACTGTCGatcattttaaatgcaaatggactaaatGTGGCAGTGAAAAGACAGGGTGGCTGAATGCATAAATTCAAAGCCCACATATATCTTGCCTACAAGAGATtaatttcagacctaaagacacacagactaaaactgaaaggatggaaaatgatattccatgcaTATGGATatggaggcaaaaaaaaaaaagcaggagtagcaatactcagacaaaatagatttcaaaacaaagtaacaaaaataagggcattacataatgacaaagggatcagtccaacaagaggatataacaattgtaaatatgcacccaacacaagagcacctatatatttaaaacaaataaatagacataaagggagaaactgacagtaTTACAATAAAAGTAAGATACTCTTAACATCCCAGTTATATCAGTGAATAGATAATtcacacagaaaataaggaaacagtggctttgaatgacacattaaacTGGATGGCCTTAACAgaaatacagaacattccatccaaaagcacaatacatattcttttcaagtgcacatggaatattttccagtatAGATCAaatgttaggtcacaaaacaggTCTCCATAAATTTACAAAGACCTGTAactatatcaagcatcttttctgaccacaattaTGTGAACTAAAATCAATTACAAAAAATAGCTGGACAGAACACAAACATGGAGTTTAAGCAACATGCTACTAACCAACtaatggatcagtgaacaaatcaaaggggaaataaaaaaatatatggagaTACAAACAAGCCtgtctcaagaaacaagaacaatctcaatcTAAccttaaaggaactagaaaaaaagaaggcCAAAGTTGGAAAGGGATatcataaaaa from Manis pentadactyla isolate mManPen7 chromosome 9, mManPen7.hap1, whole genome shotgun sequence includes the following:
- the CACYBP gene encoding calcyclin-binding protein isoform X1, coding for MASAAEELQKDLEEVKVLLEKATRKRIHDALTAEKSKIETEIKNKMQQKSQRKAEPLDNEKPAAVVAPITTGYTVKISNYGWDQSEKFVKIYVSLTGVHQVPAENVQVHFTERSFDLLVKNLNGKSYSMIVNNLLKPISVEGSSKKVKTDTVLILCRKKVENTRWDYLTQVEKECKEKEKPSYDNETDPSEGLMNVLKKIYEDGDDDMKRTINKAWVESREKQAKGDTEF
- the CACYBP gene encoding calcyclin-binding protein isoform X2, whose translation is MQQKSQRKAEPLDNEKPAAVVAPITTGYTVKISNYGWDQSEKFVKIYVSLTGVHQVPAENVQVHFTERSFDLLVKNLNGKSYSMIVNNLLKPISVEGSSKKVKTDTVLILCRKKVENTRWDYLTQVEKECKEKEKPSYDNETDPSEGLMNVLKKIYEDGDDDMKRTINKAWVESREKQAKGDTEF